The following is a genomic window from Sphingobacterium spiritivorum.
ATTTTATCATAAGCAATTTTAATAATGTAGAGAAAAACTATCAAACCAAAAATGCCAAATTCATAAACCAAATTTATATAAAAATAATCTACAGTTTTTATAACGGCATCAGGGTTTCCCCATTCAAAGTAATACTTCCCAAAAAAGATATCATACCAATTATAATCCTTGGACATATCACGCAATAAATATGGAAGAGACCCCTCAATACTATTATTGCTCAAAAGAAAAATTAAATAATCAAATTTAAATTTACCATTAAACAAATTAAAGTTTACATCCAGATAATTTACGCCAAGAGCTATCACTGGAAGAATTATCAATACTAATATCAAATTTTTTATTAGATTCCCTTTCTTACTAGCCCATATTACTAAAAAAGATGCCAACATAGCTAAAAAAGCAGATCCTGATGTTATCATAAAAAAACAACACAAAAATGCAATTATTGTTATCTTCATCTTTAACGTTATTTTATTAGGATTTAATTCAATAAGTCTTCCCATATACATACTAAATACAGATACAAAAAAAACTCCCATAACTGAAGCATTCCCTGTCAAACCTAACATCCTATCTGCAACATAAGCACCTGTTAATTCGTCAATTCTAATATGATTTATCTTTGGATAATGTTGAAATAGATCAGGTGAGATGCCCACAATTCTAATAAGGATAAATTCCATAAAAAGTTCGACTGTCAGTATCCAAAAAGTACTGCTAAGAATTTTCTCTAATGAAATTCCTTTATCAAACTTGAACAGAAAAGCAAAGCCTGGAATCAAAAATAAATATCCAAAATTGAATTGTAGAGCCTTTGCAGTTGTTCCAAATGATGAAAAGAATGAAAATTTAAAAGAATAAACAACGATAAAAAAGACTACAAATAGAATAAGAATAAGAAAAAATCTTTTACTGATTTTATCTGTTCTATTTTGAAGGCCAAGTAAAGTAAAGAATAAGCAAAAAGCATAAGGATTAAATACACTAAGAACACCCAAATAAGTATTTAGGAATTGAAAAACTAAAAAGTAGATATAAATAATGATCACCATCACTTTCCACTTAAACGATAAATAGCTGACTTAAAGTAAACAGTTACGTAACTAAAAAATCTTCGAATTTCGCTTACATTTAATGTACTAAATATACTATCATATACTAAAATATTCTTCTTAATCCCAACAGAAAACTTTGATGTAATATTGCCTCCATGTTTTCTATAATGTACCATAATCTCATCAAGAAAATATATCTTACCATAATAAGCAATTCTTAGCCATAAATGATAATCTTCTACTGCTCTAAATTTAATATCATCAATAAATACACCAGACTTTTCAATAATTGACTTTCTAATCAGAACAGAGGAATAAGATATAAAATTAGTAAACAACAACTTATTAAAAGTAGGAAAGTTTGGAACATAATTTATGCTCTTTTTTGCCAAAAGGTGTCCATCTGAGTCGATTTCATCTCTATTTGTACAACATAAAATAACTTCCTCATTTCTATCTAAGACATCAATTTGCTTTTCTAACTTATCTGATTCCCATAAATCATCATCATCACAAAAAGCAACATATTCACCTTTACACTTTTTCAGTGCAAGATTTCTTGGTCTTGCAGGATACCCACAATGCTCTGTAAAATCATATTGTATAGAGTATCCTGATTCAAAAAGAGATTTAACATATTCCTTTACATCAGACTCATAACCATCCGAAACAACAATGAGCTCAAAATTCTTGTAAGTTTGAGCCAAAATACTTTCAACTGTAAGCTTTAAATATTCAAATCGTTTAAATGTAACAACAATAACTGAAACTTTCTTTTCCATTACCTATTAACCACCTCTTTAATTTTATAAATAAAACCTAACCACAAAAACCAAATGTTACGCTTCTCAAATTTAGATGTTTCCCTCGAAATCGATATAAAAGACTGAATCCAACTCCTCTTATCCGACTTAAAAAATGAGATCCAGATAGCACCTGCGCCGACTTGAAAATCACGAATTGCCGCTTTAGATAAATTATTTTGACTTATAAAGTCATAAAAAATGTTATAAATTTCCAAAATTTGCTTCTTGATCTTAATCGAACTTCTTATAGTTGCCTCGTGCTGCCTAAAATTATTAAGTGGGGAATTTATATAGTAGAAATTTGTAATCAGACTTAATTTTAACCAAAAATCCCAGTCAGCAGCAACTAAATACTTCTCAGAAAGTCTTCCAACTTTTGAATATAGATCATTTCTTATTAATGCAGCACTTAGATTTGGAATAACGCACCCTTTAGACAAAAATTGAGACATAATACTTCCAGAAATGCCTCCTCCATTTTTACAAAACTCTCTAAAAGCTTTCTCTCTTAATGAAAAATCATCCCCTAAGACCTTATTATTTGCATCTATTAATATACTTTTTGAAAATATCACCCCAAAATCTTCACTAACATGTTCAACTAATTTTTCTAATTGATTGGGTTCTGCAAAATCATCACATTGAGCAAAAATTATATATTCTCCAATAGCTTTCTCCGCCCCAAAATTACTAGCCTTTACATAGCTACCTGAATTTATTTCATTTAAAAAGAGCCTCACAAAAGGATATTTTTGATATTCTTTTAAAATATCCTGACTACCATCAGTAGAACAGTCATCAATAATAATTAATTCAAAATCCCTATATGTTTGTTCAATTAGAGAATTTAATGATTGTACTAAATATTCTCTATGATTATAACTCGTGAAAATTATACTTATCTTCGGTTTCATATATTCTATTTATAAAGGCCTCTATCTTTAAGTTCTTTAATAGAATTTATATAATCATCTAAAGATGATGGTATATCATTCTGAATCAAAACCCAATCTAAAAATTTTCTTATTCCTTGAGTAAACGTCCATTTAGGGGAAAACCCCAAAGTATTTTTAATTTTTTCCAAATCAGCATAATTATGTCTAATATCACCTTCTCTAAAAGCTCCTGAAACTTCAATTTTAGAATTACTCTTTAAATACGAAACTATTTCTTGTGCCACTTCCAAAACAGAAGTGCGTTCCCCACTTCCAACATTTAATATGTGCTGACCCTTTACTTTAGGCGATAAACATAATAAGATAGATTCCACTATGTCATCAATAAAGACAAAGTCTCTACTTTCCAAACCATCTTCAAAAATATTAATATTCTGTCCCTGCAGAGCTTGTCTAGAAAACACCGATAAAATTCCAGTATACGGGTTTTTTAAAGATTGTCCAGGACCATATACATTCTGAAATCTCAAAGCAAATGAGTCTATTTTCTTAATCCCAGTTGAAAGAATAATCATTTGCTCTTGAACCTGCTTAGTAATTCCATATATAGAAGAAGGGTGAATCAATGCTTCCTCGTCAGTAGCTTGTAAAATTAAATTTTGCTCTCCAGTTATCGGACATAGTACTTCAAAACCAGATTTTATTGTTTCCTGGCTCCTACCTTTTGGATAAACGTTTCCAAATTTCTGAGAAAAATATTTCCCTTCACCATATATCGACCTAGAAGATGCAACTATAACTTTACTTATGGCATGTTCTTCATTAACAAGAAAATCACATAACAATGCAGTACCTTGAATATTAACATTTGCATAATGCGACACATTATACATTGATTGGCCTGTTCCTGTTTCAGCGGCCAAATGGATCACTATATCTTGCTCTTTCAAAGACTCATAGAAGCACTTCTTATCCGTTACATCTCCTATTATTAATCGTACTTTTGATTGGATTTCAACATTTAGATTCCGGACATCTCCATGAATTTGTGGCAAGAAATTATCTAAGATGGTAATATTAAAACCGCCATTTTCTAAAAGCCTTTTAGTTAGATTTGAGCCTATAAATCCTGCTCCACCTGTTATCAAAACATTCTTCATATTATAAATTTAATAATCTTCTTTAATCCAAGTATCAGTCTCTCCACAATACCTTTTTATAATCTTAGCAGGATTTCCCGATACTACAGAGTAATCTGGAACATCCTTTGTAACAACAGAATTGGCTCCAACAATAGAGTTCTTACCCACACTACATCCTATCAAACAAACATTTTCTCCTATCCAAGCCCCTTCCTTAATAACAACTTCACCTTTAAATAAAACACTTTGATCTTTAATTGGTATTAAAACATCATCATATTTATGTGTGTTATCAGATATATATACTTTATTCGCAATCAGGACATTTCTCTCAATAACCAACCTCCTCACACAAGTTATATGTGCATAGTCACCAATATCACAGTTTTCATCAATTAATATTTCAGGTACGTTTTCATCAATCTTTAATGATAAAATCCATCCCCCTCTTTTTATAGTTGTTTTATTGCCAATTGACACATATTTTTTACCTTCTATTTTTACTGAAGGATGAATAAATGCTGTGAAACTCAACTTTTTAAACAAGAAAAAATTACGCAACTGATATTGCAAAAACAAAATTCTTGTCAACAAATAACTAAATTTTCTCATCTTTAAAATATGTATCTATACTATAAAATGATTCCCAATTTTCCTCAATCCAATCTGAACCCTTATCCCACCATTTGTCACGCAATAAAAGGTCAATAATTTGCTCCGAATATCTATACCTTATTAGTTTAGCCGGAACTCCTCCAACGATTTGATAAGGCTCTACAGATTTAGTTACCACTGATCCCGCAGCAATTATTG
Proteins encoded in this region:
- a CDS encoding glycosyltransferase, whose translation is MEKKVSVIVVTFKRFEYLKLTVESILAQTYKNFELIVVSDGYESDVKEYVKSLFESGYSIQYDFTEHCGYPARPRNLALKKCKGEYVAFCDDDDLWESDKLEKQIDVLDRNEEVILCCTNRDEIDSDGHLLAKKSINYVPNFPTFNKLLFTNFISYSSVLIRKSIIEKSGVFIDDIKFRAVEDYHLWLRIAYYGKIYFLDEIMVHYRKHGGNITSKFSVGIKKNILVYDSIFSTLNVSEIRRFFSYVTVYFKSAIYRLSGK
- a CDS encoding glycosyltransferase, whose protein sequence is MKPKISIIFTSYNHREYLVQSLNSLIEQTYRDFELIIIDDCSTDGSQDILKEYQKYPFVRLFLNEINSGSYVKASNFGAEKAIGEYIIFAQCDDFAEPNQLEKLVEHVSEDFGVIFSKSILIDANNKVLGDDFSLREKAFREFCKNGGGISGSIMSQFLSKGCVIPNLSAALIRNDLYSKVGRLSEKYLVAADWDFWLKLSLITNFYYINSPLNNFRQHEATIRSSIKIKKQILEIYNIFYDFISQNNLSKAAIRDFQVGAGAIWISFFKSDKRSWIQSFISISRETSKFEKRNIWFLWLGFIYKIKEVVNR
- a CDS encoding NAD-dependent epimerase/dehydratase family protein; its protein translation is MKNVLITGGAGFIGSNLTKRLLENGGFNITILDNFLPQIHGDVRNLNVEIQSKVRLIIGDVTDKKCFYESLKEQDIVIHLAAETGTGQSMYNVSHYANVNIQGTALLCDFLVNEEHAISKVIVASSRSIYGEGKYFSQKFGNVYPKGRSQETIKSGFEVLCPITGEQNLILQATDEEALIHPSSIYGITKQVQEQMIILSTGIKKIDSFALRFQNVYGPGQSLKNPYTGILSVFSRQALQGQNINIFEDGLESRDFVFIDDIVESILLCLSPKVKGQHILNVGSGERTSVLEVAQEIVSYLKSNSKIEVSGAFREGDIRHNYADLEKIKNTLGFSPKWTFTQGIRKFLDWVLIQNDIPSSLDDYINSIKELKDRGLYK
- a CDS encoding acyltransferase, whose translation is MRKFSYLLTRILFLQYQLRNFFLFKKLSFTAFIHPSVKIEGKKYVSIGNKTTIKRGGWILSLKIDENVPEILIDENCDIGDYAHITCVRRLVIERNVLIANKVYISDNTHKYDDVLIPIKDQSVLFKGEVVIKEGAWIGENVCLIGCSVGKNSIVGANSVVTKDVPDYSVVSGNPAKIIKRYCGETDTWIKEDY